TTGATCATTGCGCCAATGCTTGAATTGCCTCTACGTACATTTCCAAAAAGGTCGTTTGTAAACTGATCAAACTCGAAACCAACATAAGGCTCTACCTCTGGCTTATTGATTTGAGGAAAATACACATCCTGACCAACTTCCGTCAATAAGATATCTCCTGTAATCACCCCTTCTCTCTGAGGATACTCCACGCCTTGGTTTTCAATCACGTTGCTGGCGAAGGTCACACCATCCGCTTTGTCATGTTCTACGATTGGATTGGCATCTCCCTTTTCATTGTAGATGATGTTGTTGGCCACCACAGTACGAATTGGCCGTGCGGACCGGATTTCTGATAGAGGTAGCACCTCTTTTTGGCTGATGTTGGTTCCTACTCCAAACTGCCAAGGCGAAGGGCAGTCAATGTAGGTATTGTATGCCACGATGACATCCGTCACCTGATTGTAGCGGTTCAGTGGTGACTTAGGTATTCCATTCATCACCGCCAGTGGGCTTCTGAAGCTTTTGCCCTTCAACTTATAAAAATAGTTGTTGGTCACAACATGCCCCGTATTGATGAGTCTGATTCCTCCTATGTTTTCGGAGTTTTCATCCCCGATGAAGTAATTGCCATCAATTGTACAATAGTTGCCGTGACGGGTAACGAGTGACCCTTCGCTTTTGTAAAATACGTTGTTTCGAAACTCATTAAAGTTCGTCTTGCTCGAAATGACTTCCACCTCTCCATTGCACTCCTCAAAAAGATTGTTGGCTACTGTAGTGTTGCTCGGAGACATAGAACTAAAACTATCCCCCAACTGAATCGTCTCCCCCTTGGGTCCTCCTTTTCTTGGGCGTGGGCCAAAGTGGTTGTTGACGATCTGATGAAAATTCTTGATGTTTCTTCTGCCTTTGATCTCTACCCGAACAGTAGGACCTTCGTTGGATTTGCCGGCAAGATAGCAGTGATCCATTTGGTTGTTTCGACCCCAAAACTCCACCCAGTGGTCTTTTCTATCACGACTCATCTGATTGAATCCCTCTATGACCGTATTGGTGATTCGACAATGGTTCGCTACTTGGTCTTTGTCAAACTTGAAGTCAACTACCGCATTGGACGGAGTGTAGCCATTGCGAAAATACAATCCACTAACCACTAGATACTCTCCTCCGAATTTCAAATCTGACTCCCCCTCGATGAATACTTCTCCAGCGGTCTCGGCACGCAGGGTGATCGGTGCTTCTGCTGTTCCTTGACCCGAAAATCTGATCAGGACATCTTTCCATATGCCGTTGGCCATGATGATCTCATCCCCTGCCTTGGCCTTGTCCAATGCAGCTTGCAGCTCTGTCGCGTCGCTGACGAGCGAACCGCTATTGTTGGTGCTTTGTTGGCATGCGACAGCCAACCATATCATACTTACTAGTAAAATAATATTCCTTCTCATTGCTTTCCTTTTGTATTATAATCTTTGCTCTTGACTAGAACGCCTAAAACGTGTTTTTTTGGACGATCATAAATTGGTCAACCAATATAGATATATTATTCGAGATGAGAAAATAGAGACTGGAAATTGGCACGCTTCGTCCTATTATATCCCCCAAAAGCTACGAAGCCCATCCCTTGGATCACTCAGACAAGCATAAATGCATCTTCGCTGTTTGAAATAGTTTTACATAAAAAAGCCAGCTCTTTCGAACTGGCCTTTCACTTATTGCTACTTGACTTCTTTCTCTATTTCGACCTCATCGAGATTGATAAACTCGATCTCCCTGTCGTCATTGAGTGTGATACCAATTACCGCCTCATTGCTGATCTTGCCTCCGAGTATCTGTTTGGATAGCTCGTTGAGAATCTGCTTTTGGATGACACGCTTGAGCGGTCTAGCCCCATACTGCGGGTCATACCCCAGCTCTCCCAATCGATCCAGTACCTCGGGCGAAGCTTCAAGCTTCACGCCGTTTTCAGCCAAACGCCTTTTGATTAGTCTAAACTGTATCTCGACGATTTTTCGGATATTGGCACGATCCAGTGGTCTAAAGACGATGGTCTCATCGACCCGGTTCAAGAACTCCGGTCTCACCGACTTCTTGAGCATCTCCATTACTTCGCGTTTGGTCTTATCGATGATCTCGTCCTCATTGTCAAAGTCCATTTGTGCAAAGTTGTCCTGAATCAACCCCGCTCCAATGTTGGTTGTCATGATGATAATCGTGTTCTTGAAGTTGGCGATTCGGCCCTTGTTGTCCGTCAATCGCCCATCATCTAACACCTGCAACAAAACGTTGAAGGCATCTGGGTGAGCTTTTTCGATCTCATCGAGAAGCACCACAGAGTAGGGTTTTCTTCGCACCGCCTCAGTCAACTGACCTCCTTCATCGTATCCCACATACCCAGGAGGTGCTCCGATGAGTCTACTCACCGCATGACTCTCTTGGTACTCGGACATGTCGATCCGTACCATGGCATTTTCGTCATTGAAGAGGTAGTCCGCGAGGGCTTTGGCCAACTCCGTCTTACCCACACCCGTCGTACCGAGGAAGATAAACGAACCAATCGGGCGCTGTGGATCGTGCAAGCCTGCTCTGCTGCGACGCACCGCATCAGAGATACTCTCGATGGCTTCCTCCTGTCCTGCGACGCGTTTTCCCAACTCCTCTTCTAGGTGCAGAAGCTTTTCTCTATCGCTTTGCAGCATCTTTTGTACCGGCACACCAGTCCATTTGGCAACCACCTCTGCGATATCTTCGGCTCCTACTTCTTCTTTGAGCAGGGTACTTTCGCCCTGCATCTCTACGAGTTTGACCTTCAGTTCTTCGAGTTTCTTTTCGCTCTCCTGAATCTTGCCGTAGCGTATCTCCGCCACACGCCCAAAGTCTCCTGCACGCTCCGCTTGCTCCGCTTCGATTTTGAACTTATCGATGTTCTCTTTCTCTTGCTGGATACCGGTGATCACAGATTTTTCATTCTGCCACTTGGCCTTGAGGTCATCACGGCGTACGGACAGGTCCGAGATTTCTCGTGAGAGCACTTTTTCTCTTTCTTTGTTTTTCTCCCGACGGATCGCCTCACGTTCGATTTCCAACTGCATGATCTTGCGGTTGAGTTCGTCCAGCTCCTCGGGCATGGAGTCGATCTCGATCCGCATTTTGGCGGCAGCCTCATCCATCAGGTCGATCGCCTTGTCTGGTAAATAGCGATCAGAGATATAGCGACTCGACAACTCCACTGCTGAGATGACTGCATCGTCTTTGATGCGTACACCGTGATGCAACTCGTATTTGTCTTTGATCCCGCGCAGGATAGAAATAGCATCTGTTTCGTTGGGCTCATCGACGATCACGGTCTGGAATCGACGTTCGAGCGCCTTGTCTTTCTCGATGTATTTCTGATACTCCTTGAGTGTGGTCGCACCGATCGTATGTAGTTCGCCACGTGCCAGCGCTGGTTTCAGCAAGTTGGCCGCATCCATGGCGCCTTCTCCGCCACCCGCACCGACGAGGGTGTGTATCTCATCGATGAACAGGATGATCTCTCCCGCAGAGTCTTGCACCTCCTTGATGACAGCTTTGAGCCGCTCCTCAAACTCCCCTTTGTATTTGGCACCCGCGACGAGCATTCCCATGTCCAAGGAAATCAAGGTCTTTGATTTCAAGTTTTCGGGTACGTCCCCGTCGACGATACGCTGCGCCATGCCCTCTACGATGGCAGTCTTACCGACTCCTGGTTCGCCGATCAGCATAGGGTTGTTTTTGGTCCTACGAGACAAAATCTGCAAGACACGTCGGATCTCTTCGTCGCGACCAATCACCGGATCAATCTTGCCGTCCTTGGCCAGTTGATTCAGGTTCTTGGAGTATCGCTCAAGTGATTGATAGTTGGACTCTGCACTTTGACTATTCACGTTGTTTCCTCCTCTTAGTTCGTGTATCGCCGCTTCTAAATCTTTCTGGTTGAATCCCAATTCTTTGAGTAGCGCAGCGGCTTTATCTTTTCCGGCCAAGACACCTAGAATCAAGTGTTCGATGGCTATAAATTCATCTTTTTGCTTCTTCGCAATAGCTTCTGCTTTTTGCAAAGCAGCGGCGGATTCATTGGATAGGTAGGGCTGTCCACCACTGACCTTGGCATAACTCGCCGTGACCTCATCTATCCTGATGCTAAGCTGTTCCTTGTTGATGCCCAGCTTTTTGACAATGAATCCTATGACATTCTCATCGGTCTCCACGATGGCTTTGAGGATATGCGCAGGCTCGATGGCTTGCTGGCCATGCGCCAATACAATCTCCCCGGCCTTGTTGATGACCTCCTGTGATTTGACTGTGTATTGATTAAAATTCATTTTCTTCTTTGTTTATGTTGGTACTCATCCCTTCGATGTGAATGGCGATAGGGTTTCATCAATTCTTATTCCATTTTGATTTTTGACTCAAATCAAGTCATTGTGTCCGATATCGGACGTGTCTAACACAAAAACAAGTCAGGATGACAGATATGTAGCTCCCTGTTATCACGCATAGTCGTGGATACTTTAGAAAGTTAGAAAAAATGACCCGAGAACTAATAGGGCTTTTTCTTTATCTTCGATCCATTAATCGCATGATATGTCAGAACAGAATAGACGAAAATTCATCAAGGCAGGGAGTTTAGCCTTGGCGGCAGGAGTGACGGGTGCATTCGCATCCTGTACCACCGAGAAATCCCCCATCGAAACCCCAAACATCAATTTCAACAATAACTACCAATGGAAGATGGTCACGACTTGGCCACCTAATTTTCCTGTATTGGGAGAAGGCTGTAAGCTCCTCGCCAAATGGGTGGAACAAATGAGTGGAGGTCGCCTCAAAATCGAGGTGTATGGAGGGGGAGAATTGATTCCATCCTTGGAGTGCTTTGATGCCGTGAGTCATGGTGCGGTAGAGATGATGAGTGGATCGGGCTACTATTGGGCGGGCAAGATTCCCGCAGCAACCTTCTTTTCGTCTATCCCCTTTGGGGTGTCTGCTCAGCAGATGAACACCTGGATACTCAATGCTGACGGACAAAAACTCTGGGAAGAAATATACGCGCCCTTCAACCTTATCCCACTACCTGGAGGCAACACCGGCCAGCAAGCAGGTGGCTGGTACAACAAAGAAATCAACACCATCGAAGACTACAAAGGCCTCAAAATCCGAATGCCTGGTATCGGAGGCAAGGTCATCAACAAGGTCGGAGGCACCTCAGTCCTCGTGGCTGGAGGAGAGTTGTTCACCAACCTAGAGCGTGGTGTGATCGATGCGACAGAATGGATCGGCCCTTATCATGACTACAAGATGGGGTTTCATCGGGTCGCCAAGCACTACTACTTCCCCGGCTGGCACGAACCTGGTACGGTATTAGAGATGGCCATGAACAAGGACAAGTACAACGAGCTACCCAAAGACCTTCAAGAAATCCTCTATGCAACCATCATGCGCCTCAATCAATGGATGCTCCTGGAGTTCGATGCTCAAAACGCGATTTATCTCCAAAAAATGATCGACGAAGGTGTCGATATTCGTGCCTTTTCGCCCGAAGTACTGGCGCCCCTGCGCCAAGCCTCCAAAGAGGTGATCACCGAGATGATCGATACGGACCCCCAAAGCAAAAAGGTCTATGAGCATTTTCAAGCCTACCGCAAGAAAGCGGAGGTGTGGAGCAAGGTGAGTGAAGGGAAGATTTAATTTGAACAAAAACTCACCCCTAGATCAGCTTCTTTGCACGAATGTCAACTCCGCTGATACCACCTGAAACTCACATAGCCTACCCCCACGATCACCCAAAAAATCAGCATCAACTCCAGGTTGTAAACGCTCATGGCGATCATAGCTACAACGGCAATCAAAAGAGCAATCGCCGGAAAATAAGGATAAAGCGGCACTTTAAAAGGACGCTCCATCTCTGCATGATTTTTGCGCAAAGCAAAAAATGCAACCATGGAGACTATGTAGAGTGTCAGCGCCCCGAAACATGCAATAGTGATGATCTCACCTGTCTTGCCCGTCAATAGCGCGATGATCCCTATCAGCATATTCACAATCAGTGCATTGACTGGGGTTTGTGTTTTGGGGTGGACTTTACCTACGAAAGGAGACACATAACGCTCCCTCCCCAATTCTAAAGTCGAACGGCCAGCAGCCAAGATGATCCCATGAAAAGAAGCTATAAGCCCAAACAACCCTATGGTAATCAGAAGGTGATACAGCACATTGTTTTCACCCACGATGTGCGCCAAGGCTAACGGCAATGGAGAATCGGATGCTGTGGCTCCCGGTTCGGGATAGACGACCGCTTCCCAGCCCGCTACTCCAACGGCGGCAGTGAAGGTCAAAACACACAGAACAACTAGCGTCACAATGGCTGATCCGAAACCTTTCAGTATATTCTTTTGCGGATTTTTAGTCTCCTCTGCCACGTTGGCCACTCCCTCGATCGCTAGGAAGAACCATATCGCAAATGGTATCGCCGCGAAAGCACCTCCCCAACCATTGGGTAGGGCATTTCGCTTCAGGTTTTCAACATCAAATGCCGTAAAACTGACTCCTGAAAATATCAATAATTCTACCACCGCTAGCACCGTGACAAACAACTCAAAATAAGCTGCCGAACGAACCCCTATCATGTTGAGCCCAGTGAATATCAGATAAGCCACAATGGCAATAGTCATCACGTCGACCTGAGGCAGAAACATATGAAGGTAGGCTCCTATCGCAGCAGCTATCGCTGGAGGCGCAAAGATAAACTCAATGCTTTGAGCCATGCCTGCTAAATAGCCCCAGTGCTTGCCGAGTCCCATTCGAGCATAGTCAAATGCTCCTCCTGCTTTGGGAATCGCACAAGCCATCTCTGTATAACTGAAGGTAAAGGTGACATACATCACAATGATGAAAAAAGTCGCCACTGCAAGCCCCAGCGTACCGCCTTCGGCTAGGCCGAGGTTCCATCCAAAGTACATCCCAGATATCACATACCCTACACCAAGCCCCCATAACATCAAGGGCCCTAAGGTCTTCTTCAATTCACTCTTTTGTTCTGTCATAGTTGAGTAGTTGGTCCTCATATGTATCTTTCAAATCGACTCCCGATAATTTTCTTCGTATTGCCTCCGTGATCAAAAAACAGAGTTTCTGAGCAGCCCTCTCATAACTGAGCCCCTCCGTTCGTATGTTTGAGATGCAGTTTCGTCTTTCGTCTGTCAAGCCTCCTTTGGGTGAGTAGGTCATGTAAGCTCCCATACTGTAGGGAGAGGTCAACCCAGGTCTCTCACCGATGAGTACCACACAGACTTGACACTGATTATGCTGCCCAATGGGGTCACCAATCGCCACACGTCCCTGCTGCACCACAGCCAAAGGACCAATCGTATAGCCCTTCAATAACGGTAACAAGCATCGCAAAAAAGGCAATGCGTGCTGCGCAATGGCCATGGCAGACAAGCCATCTACTAGGCAGATACTGATGTCATAGCCGGACTGTTGCTTCTGAAGACTCTCTTCGGACTCAGCATCTAGCAGCCGTCCTAAGTCAGGCCTTTGAATGTACTGCTCTCGATCAATCGCTTGACTTCTGAGCAACATAGTATCATACCCCATCTCGTGGATTTGGGTCAAAAGAGACCCGGTATCCAGCTCAGACCATACTGCATCTCTAGCCAGCGCATGGTCCCTACGAAAAGCCAAGCGCTCCTCTGTGGTCAAGCTCCCCCCTGCTCTACCCAATGCGATTCGCGCTTTCGTAAAGTCTCGATAGCCTTTCCAAGGGTCTCCTTTACTCATAAGTACAACAGTTTATGACGCGATTTACCTTCTAGCATTTGGCCGTGTTCGTCGATTAGACTCATCCGTTGCAACCATTGCTCAAACTCTGGGGCATATTTCAGTCCCATCAATTGGCGAATGTACAGCTGATCATGAAAAGAAGTGCTTTGATAGTGCAACATCACATCATCCGCTCCAGGGACCCCCATGATGAAATTGCATCCCGCTAGCCCTAACAAGGACAGTAAGTTATCCATATCGTCTTGATCCGCTTGACTGTGGTTCGTGTAACAGATGTCACACCCCATAGGCAGTCCCATCAGTTTGCCACAAAAATGATCTTCCAAACCCGCTCGGATAATCTGCTTCCCATTGTAGAGATACTCTGGACCAATGAAACCCACCACTGTGTTGACGAGCAGCGGATTATAATGCCTCGCCAGCGCATACGCCCTCACTTCACAGGTCTGCTGATCGACCCCATGATGTGCTCCTGCAGAGTGTGCACTCCCCTGACCCGTCTCGAAGTACATCAAGTTCTGACCCACAGTACCCCGGTCCAACAATTTCCCAGCATCATACGCTTCATCCAACAATTCTTTCGTCACTCCAAAACTTCGGTTCGTTCGTTCGGTTCCGCCAATGGATTGAAACACTAAATCCACAGGTGCTCCTGCATTGATCAGCGACAGGGTAGTGGTAATATGTGACAGCACACATGTCTGCGTAGGAATCTCAAAACGAACACGAAGTTCTTCCAGCATTTCCAGCAGGTTTCGGGTACTTTGTGCATGATCCGACACTGGATTGATCCCAATCACAGCATCCCCTACACCGTACATCAATCCATCTATTGTGCTCGCCATGATTCCCTTCGGATCATCTGTAGGATTATTGGGCTGCAACCGAGTAGAAAAATGTCCCTTTAGCCCCAAGGTGTTTCTGAATCGCGTCACCTTACTGATTTTAGAGGCCACAAGGATGAGGTCTTGGTTGGACATGATCTTGCTCACCGCAGCAACCATCTCTGGCAGCAACCCCTGGCTGATCTTTCGAATCCACTCGCCATCCGACTCATAGGCCAGCAACTCATCCCGAAACCCTCCTACTGTCAAATGACTGATAGGGGCAAAAGCCTTTTGATCCCAACTGTCGATCGCCAACCGTGTCACTGCGTCCTGCTCGTACGGAATCACCTGCTCCTCCACGAATTGCTTCAAAGGCATATCTGCCAACACGAGTCGTGCAGCCATTCGCTCCTTTTCGTTCTCAGCGGCTACCCCAGCCAACACATCCCCTGACTTCTCGGGCGTGGCTTTGGCAAGCACCGTCTTGAGATCAGAAAATGAGTAGGAAAAATTCCCTACACGGCTTTGGTATTTCATGTCAATACGTTTTGGACGAAAGCATGAAAATGGGCATTAATTCAATCAAAAGCAATGGTTTTTGGCAGGTCCAGAATCTCCCTCCTCCAAAACCATAAAAAAAGGGCCATCGCCCCAAACAAGCCATGACCCTATCTGTTAATTTATTGTTACTTATTGCTCTTGCTTGAATTGATCAAACTCCGACGGGTCTTCCACTCTGGGGAAAGCATTGTTGGACAAGTCTACATCAGGTAGCTCTTGATCAGGGTCAATCGCCACACTAGCGACTTCCTTCTCTTTCAAAAAGGTCTTTTTGATCTCTACCTCGTTGAGCCTCCAAACCTCCGCCGGCAACCGATCGATCTCTGTCGTACCGTCTGTATACGTCCATTCGATGATGACCGGCATGATCAAGCCTCCTTCGTTTTTGAGAGTCAACTCATAGATGTTTTTGCCCCCGACTAGAGTGCGCATTTCTGCCTCATCCACACGACTGAGGAATCCGCCATAACTCTTGTCTGGGGTAGGAACCATCTGAAACGGCTGTGGTCCTGCTGAAAAGTCTTTCGCCGGCTTAGCTTGGTTTCCTTTGCCGCTGATTTTTCCTCCTACCTTTTTCCCTTTATTTTCTACGATGACAGGCTCTTCGCTCATCTGATACCACTTGACCTCCGACAGATTGATGTCTACCTTGTCCGTGGTGAAGTACCACCCCCTCCAAAACCAATCAAGGTCCACCGCTGTGGCGTCTTCTAGCGTGCGAAACAAATCCGCAGGGTTTGGGTGCTTGTACATCCACCGCGTCGCATACTCCCTAAACGCCGCATCAAACAACTCTGGCCCAATCACAGACTCTCTCAAGATCTGAAATCCAGCCGTAGGCTTGTCATAAAAATTGGCTCCAATACTAAACAGCGACTCCACATCAGAAGTCACCATAATCGGCCGCATCACTCTTTGGTCACCGTCCATGTAAGGAACCATGTCCTTGGGCGTCAAGCTATGAAACTGTGGGTAGCGTTCCGCCATCGTTCGCTGATCGAGAAAGGTATTGAGCCCTTCGTCCATCCACATCCACTTGCGCTCATCCGAGCTCACAATCATCGGAAACCAATTGTGTCCCACCTCATGCACAATCGTCCGGATCATGTTTTCTTTCGCTGCGTGGCTCATTTCCCCATTGACAGGACGTCCGCCGTTGAAACTAATCATCGGAAACTCCATGCCGATGTTGGACGTATTGACCGAAATCGCTACTGGATAGGGATAGTTGAAAGTTGCCTCAGAGTACACCTCTAGTGCATGAATGACCGCCTGGGTAGATTCTTCACTCCAAACAGGCAATCCCTCTTTGGGGTAAAAGGACATGGCCATCGTCGTACGATTGGGCAACTTCACAGCCTGTGCATCCCAGATAAACTTTCGCGAACTCGCAAAGGCAAAGTCACGCACATTTTCTGCACGAAACCTCCAAGTCTTGGTGTCCGTGCTTTTAGTCTTTTCATTGGCAACAGCCTCCTCTGGGGTCACAATCATGACGGACTCGTCATACGATTTGCGGGCTTTCGCCAAACGCTTTTTTTGATCCAATGACAGGACATCCTTTTCATTTTGTAATTCGCCAGTTGCAGCGACAAGATGATCCTCTGGTACAGTGATCTCTACATCATAGTTGCCAAACTCTAGAGCAAACTCCCCCAACTTCTGAAACTGCTGGTTTTGCCAGCCTTCGGTATCATTGTACACGGCCATCCGAGGAAACCAGTGTGCGATCAGAAAGACACAGTTGTCATCCTCCGGAAAATATTCGTACCCTTCTCGAGACAATAGGAAGTTGGATCGATCGGTTACTGGATAGGACCACTCCACCGAAAATGACACGGACGACTGAGGCTCCAACGGCTCCATAAGTAGCACTTTCATCATCGTATTGTTGACGAGAGCTTCCAGTTTTTGGCCTGAAGCATCTTTGACCTGCTGTATCGTATAGCCCGCAGGAAACTCCATTGGGCGAAGCAAGTATTGCATATGCTGAGAAGTCATCGAATCTTTGACACTAAAAATACCGCCAAAACCTTCGTTCTCCTTTCGGTTGACATTTTGTTCCAACTGAAGCCAGAGGTAGGGCAAGACATCTGGTGAATTGTTGTAATATGTGATGGTCTCCTTTCCTGTGAGGACTCGTGTTTGCTCATCCAGAGACGCTTTGATTTGGTAATCGGCACGCTGCTGCCAGTAGTCCGCCCCTGATGCACCTGAAGCAGTGCGATAGGTGCTAGGTGGGTCAATCATTCTATCAATAGGCTCAAACTTGCCCTGCCAGGTTTTGTCTTGCGCTAAAGACATCCAAGAAACGGATGAAATCAGCACTACTAGGGTCAATACTCTCATGAAGTTGCTGTTTAAATGAATGATAAATCTAATTAATCAGTTGCGAAGACTGGCCACCAATTATTATGAATGGTCTCCTCAGAGGTTAAATTGTTCAGTCTTCCTCTTTGGGTTCTCCATAGTTGTATTTGAAAAACTGCTCAAGGTCCAACTTCCAGTGCTGAGACAAAGCGTGCCGAGCACCAGACTCGGGATCATACCCTCCAAATACATGCAGAGCCCCCTCCAGCACGGCCGCCCCCATGTGGCGCCCTCCAAAATTCATCTGAAAGGTTTTTAGTTCCTCCGTTTGCGTATCATATACCAACAGCTGATCCAAGTTCTTGTAGTCCCCAACCAAAAAAAGATAGTGCTGGTACCGAACCAAAGCATAAGCCGAACACGGCGCCTCTAGCTTCCCAACTTTCTCCCACTGCTCCGTGGACAAATCGAAGCGATGAATCTTGTCACTAGCCTCTTCTCCATATCCACCCACCATGTACAAATGATTCCCGACGACTACCCCACGCGTCTCCTTCGCCTCTGGCAAATCTGGCAATTGCTCTAAGGCTCCCGTTTTGAGATCATAAACATACATGTCTTGGCTAAACACCAATTCAAACCCTCCGCTACGGGCTTGACTAGCTATAGACCCACCAAACATATACACCTTGTATTCATGATATACCAAACCCATAGATTTGGCAGGGTTTGGGTTTTGACCCAAGCTTTTGGACCTGTAGTTGTTCATGTCGTAGTACTGCAAATCCTCGACTAACCTCACATGGTCACGCCCTACGACCGTACCGCCAGCAAAAAGGACACTCTCATACTCATCCAGATACACAGCACTACCAAACAGTGTCCGTTTTAGCGGACTGGTGGAGGACAGGTCGAGCCATTCGTCGATGCGGGCGTCATAGGTGTAGATTTTATCTGAGTTGCCTGCCGTCTGCGACCGTCCGCCCGCCAGTATGGCCTTGGAGCCACTAGAGCAATACGCCATCCCAAAGAGTGGTTGGGGGACTTTTTTAGCAGCAGTAAACACCACATACTCATTGAGCTGAGCGAAAACGTCATGACACATTAATATTCCCATAGAAAGGGACAGCAAGAGGGTTTTCATACGCATAGAATCTGACCTAAAAATACGGTCATACATGGCCCTGATCCAAAAAACCCCTGTTAATTCTAAAGCATTTGTCTGTTAAGACAGGAAGAAACATGCGACATACATTAAATCAACCCTCGACCTTTGAGCTCCAAGTATTTGTTGATCACATCTATTGTCAGGTTTTGGGGATTGGTCAATAGCGCTTGGACCCCATGGGCACGAAAACGCTTGAGAATAAGGCGCTTCTCGAGATCAAACTTCTCTGCGATCCCGAGCTGATAGACGTCTAGCAAGGTGTCAGGTGCCTGCTGAATATAATCTTTGAGTTCCGAGTTTTCAAACATGACCACCACCACAAGGTGTGCCTGATTGAGCCGACGGATGAGTTCAAGCTGATGAGTCAGCGAAGACTCCGTCTCAAAATTGGTATAAAACAACAACAAACTCCGCTGCGTCACTTTGCGCTTGATCGTCGTATACAGATCAAAATAATTGGGCTCTTCGAAAGCGGTCCGCTCGTTGTAAAGGCACTCGAGAATGGTCTTGAGCTGAAACGAGCGATTGTCTGCCGCCAAGAAGGTCTGGGTCGTCTTTTCGAAGGTTATCAACCCTGCTTTGTCTCCTTTGCGCAAACTGACATTAGAAAGTGCCAGAGCCGAATTGATAGAATAATCCAACAAACTCAACCCACCAAATGGCATCTGCATCGTCCGACCCTTGTTGATCACACAGTAGACTGGTTGAGATTTTTCTTCCTGATATACATTGATCATCAATTGGTTCTTGCGAGCCGTCGCCTTCCAATTGATCTTGCGGATATCATCTCCTGTCACATAGTCTTTGATTTCTTCAAACTCAAAATTGAACCCGGGTCTCCGTAGCTTTTTCAGTCCTTTACTATGGTTGGACAGAAGCAAAAATTCCGTCTCTCGCATGTGCTTGACACTCGGGTAAACCTTGATTGTCTCTGGTTCGGGTTGTACAAAACGTCTTCGAATCAAGCCCAACCTGGTACTGGTAAGCATATTGATCTGACCAAACGCATAGGAACCCCGGTTTGTGGGCTGCAGGGTATAACTTATGATCTTTTCTTCCTGACCCAACCCAGGCAATTCGAAAAATAAATGACGCTCCTGAAAATCAATTGGCGCTTCGTCGATCACTGTCACCGACACAGGCGTGGCAAAATTGCTCCTCACATATATCTTCACCTCATTGGGATAACCCAAAGAATACACCGGACTGGTGATGCGTCGTGCCACCACGGTCCGTTTGGATACGAACAAC
The DNA window shown above is from Reichenbachiella sp. 5M10 and carries:
- a CDS encoding chondroitinase-B domain-containing protein encodes the protein MRRNIILLVSMIWLAVACQQSTNNSGSLVSDATELQAALDKAKAGDEIIMANGIWKDVLIRFSGQGTAEAPITLRAETAGEVFIEGESDLKFGGEYLVVSGLYFRNGYTPSNAVVDFKFDKDQVANHCRITNTVIEGFNQMSRDRKDHWVEFWGRNNQMDHCYLAGKSNEGPTVRVEIKGRRNIKNFHQIVNNHFGPRPRKGGPKGETIQLGDSFSSMSPSNTTVANNLFEECNGEVEVISSKTNFNEFRNNVFYKSEGSLVTRHGNYCTIDGNYFIGDENSENIGGIRLINTGHVVTNNYFYKLKGKSFRSPLAVMNGIPKSPLNRYNQVTDVIVAYNTYIDCPSPWQFGVGTNISQKEVLPLSEIRSARPIRTVVANNIIYNEKGDANPIVEHDKADGVTFASNVIENQGVEYPQREGVITGDILLTEVGQDVYFPQINKPEVEPYVGFEFDQFTNDLFGNVRRGNSSIGAMIKAPAGDPMILDKSKYGATWYSNEKPMREPALFEVKPEEADLMQKLAEAQAGDIVVMTPGVYEITESLVIDKAITIQSKDDNDAATILYSGAPGTPAFAMHPQGELTLSQVNLKGTGAQQAFASLEKDMSSHYNLTVLGCAISDFDYVLKAYKQTFAEEITFMNTSIAKCQNGLELSQETNDKGDYNVEFLTIENCAFSQIQANVIDYYRGGYDESTIGGNLSVANSTFTQCGGKESNGILLNTRGIVNVRIENNTFRNNPVKLVALLWGAKNNTHANNAITNSGEIRVEENLKLTLVY
- the clpB gene encoding ATP-dependent chaperone ClpB produces the protein MNFNQYTVKSQEVINKAGEIVLAHGQQAIEPAHILKAIVETDENVIGFIVKKLGINKEQLSIRIDEVTASYAKVSGGQPYLSNESAAALQKAEAIAKKQKDEFIAIEHLILGVLAGKDKAAALLKELGFNQKDLEAAIHELRGGNNVNSQSAESNYQSLERYSKNLNQLAKDGKIDPVIGRDEEIRRVLQILSRRTKNNPMLIGEPGVGKTAIVEGMAQRIVDGDVPENLKSKTLISLDMGMLVAGAKYKGEFEERLKAVIKEVQDSAGEIILFIDEIHTLVGAGGGEGAMDAANLLKPALARGELHTIGATTLKEYQKYIEKDKALERRFQTVIVDEPNETDAISILRGIKDKYELHHGVRIKDDAVISAVELSSRYISDRYLPDKAIDLMDEAAAKMRIEIDSMPEELDELNRKIMQLEIEREAIRREKNKEREKVLSREISDLSVRRDDLKAKWQNEKSVITGIQQEKENIDKFKIEAEQAERAGDFGRVAEIRYGKIQESEKKLEELKVKLVEMQGESTLLKEEVGAEDIAEVVAKWTGVPVQKMLQSDREKLLHLEEELGKRVAGQEEAIESISDAVRRSRAGLHDPQRPIGSFIFLGTTGVGKTELAKALADYLFNDENAMVRIDMSEYQESHAVSRLIGAPPGYVGYDEGGQLTEAVRRKPYSVVLLDEIEKAHPDAFNVLLQVLDDGRLTDNKGRIANFKNTIIIMTTNIGAGLIQDNFAQMDFDNEDEIIDKTKREVMEMLKKSVRPEFLNRVDETIVFRPLDRANIRKIVEIQFRLIKRRLAENGVKLEASPEVLDRLGELGYDPQYGARPLKRVIQKQILNELSKQILGGKISNEAVIGITLNDDREIEFINLDEVEIEKEVK
- a CDS encoding TRAP transporter substrate-binding protein, coding for MSEQNRRKFIKAGSLALAAGVTGAFASCTTEKSPIETPNINFNNNYQWKMVTTWPPNFPVLGEGCKLLAKWVEQMSGGRLKIEVYGGGELIPSLECFDAVSHGAVEMMSGSGYYWAGKIPAATFFSSIPFGVSAQQMNTWILNADGQKLWEEIYAPFNLIPLPGGNTGQQAGGWYNKEINTIEDYKGLKIRMPGIGGKVINKVGGTSVLVAGGELFTNLERGVIDATEWIGPYHDYKMGFHRVAKHYYFPGWHEPGTVLEMAMNKDKYNELPKDLQEILYATIMRLNQWMLLEFDAQNAIYLQKMIDEGVDIRAFSPEVLAPLRQASKEVITEMIDTDPQSKKVYEHFQAYRKKAEVWSKVSEGKI